A region from the Kryptolebias marmoratus isolate JLee-2015 linkage group LG9, ASM164957v2, whole genome shotgun sequence genome encodes:
- the LOC108238001 gene encoding non-histone chromosomal protein HMG-14A produces the protein MPKRKSQGTEGGEKEEPQRRSARLSAKPAPPKPEPKVKKAAKKEKAVNDKKEDKKTKKAKENAEAEANEENHSENGEAKTNEVEAAPEETKEEAKSE, from the exons ATGCCCAAGAGAAAG tcacagggaacagaaggaggagaaaaggaggag CCCCAGAGGAGATCGGCCCGGTTATCGGCG AAACCGGCCCCTCCCAAGCCAGAACCAAAGGTGAAGAAGGCGGCGAAG AAAGAAAAGGCTGTGAACGACAAGAAGGAGGACAAGAAGACCAAGAAGGCGAAGGAGAACGCCGAGGCAGAGGCCAACGAGGAGAACCACTCTGAGAACGGAGAGGCCAAAACCAACGAG GTGGAGGCAGCCCCCGAGGAGACCAAGGAGGAGGCCAAGTCCGAGTAG